Proteins encoded together in one Corallococcus soli window:
- a CDS encoding ABC transporter substrate-binding protein, with translation MGASPDIRCVTEAMPPLPFRAARWPIALLALMLYAGCREKAPPAGITVLLEAPPDSLDDRFALTAHGQRLAQLISPGLLTFDDASAPVPQLAESFRDVSPTVVEFVLRPGLTFHDGTALTAEDVKATYDRLRDPTLGSPKRERYEPLERVEVVDARTVRFHLKRPYAPLLAELSAAILPAERAGPGGIEAQAEHPVGAGPFRFESWPDEEHLTLTPFAGWHGGTPAVSRLTFRVVRDETTRVLELLKGRADLVINAVSPAVLPALRKAPHLRVVTKPGTGLTYVGLNLREGPLADERVRQALCHLIDVRPLVEHKLHGLAEPASSMLPRAHWAFTATPACGYSPEEAARLLDAAGYPDPDGPGGKPRLTFTFKTSTDRFRRAVALVLKEQLARGGVAIEVRALEFGTFFEDVRKGRFELFTLKWAAVMEPDLLRGAFHSGNIPGPENHWGGFNRGALRAPALDRVLDAATQASREERRALYAQAQQELDGLLPIIPLWHEASVAVVSSRLADFVPSAHGLLTPLARAREVTSTADRGSTP, from the coding sequence ATGGGCGCCTCCCCTGACATCCGCTGCGTGACAGAAGCCATGCCTCCCCTGCCCTTCCGCGCCGCCCGGTGGCCCATCGCCCTGCTGGCCCTGATGCTTTACGCCGGCTGCCGCGAAAAAGCGCCCCCGGCTGGAATCACGGTGCTGCTGGAGGCGCCACCGGACAGTCTGGATGACCGCTTCGCCCTCACGGCCCATGGACAACGGCTGGCGCAGCTCATCAGCCCGGGGCTGCTCACCTTCGACGACGCCAGCGCTCCGGTGCCCCAACTGGCGGAGTCCTTCCGCGACGTGTCCCCCACGGTGGTGGAGTTCGTCCTGCGGCCCGGCCTCACCTTCCACGACGGCACCGCGCTCACCGCCGAGGACGTGAAGGCCACCTATGACCGCCTGCGCGACCCGACCCTGGGCAGCCCCAAGCGCGAGCGGTACGAGCCGCTGGAGCGGGTGGAGGTGGTGGACGCGCGCACGGTGCGCTTCCACCTGAAGCGCCCCTACGCGCCCCTGCTGGCGGAGCTCTCCGCGGCCATCCTCCCGGCGGAGCGGGCCGGCCCTGGCGGCATCGAGGCCCAGGCCGAGCACCCGGTGGGCGCGGGCCCGTTCCGCTTCGAGTCCTGGCCGGACGAGGAGCACCTGACGCTCACGCCCTTCGCGGGCTGGCACGGGGGGACGCCCGCCGTGTCGCGGCTGACGTTCCGGGTGGTGCGGGATGAGACGACGCGGGTGCTGGAGCTGCTCAAGGGCCGGGCGGACCTGGTGATCAACGCGGTGTCCCCGGCGGTGCTGCCCGCGCTGCGCAAGGCGCCCCACCTGCGCGTGGTGACGAAGCCGGGCACGGGCCTCACCTACGTGGGCCTCAACCTGCGCGAGGGGCCGCTCGCGGACGAGCGCGTGCGCCAGGCGCTGTGCCACCTCATCGACGTGCGCCCGCTGGTGGAGCACAAGCTGCACGGGCTGGCGGAGCCCGCCTCCAGCATGCTGCCCCGCGCGCACTGGGCGTTCACGGCCACGCCCGCGTGCGGGTACTCGCCGGAGGAGGCCGCGCGGCTGCTGGACGCGGCGGGGTATCCGGATCCGGACGGGCCCGGGGGGAAGCCCCGGCTGACGTTCACGTTCAAGACGAGCACGGACCGGTTCCGGCGCGCGGTGGCGCTGGTGCTCAAGGAGCAGCTCGCGCGGGGCGGCGTGGCCATCGAGGTGCGGGCGCTGGAGTTCGGCACCTTCTTCGAGGACGTGCGCAAGGGCCGCTTCGAGCTGTTCACGTTGAAGTGGGCCGCGGTGATGGAGCCGGACCTGCTGCGGGGCGCGTTCCATTCCGGGAACATCCCCGGGCCGGAGAACCACTGGGGCGGGTTCAACCGGGGGGCGCTGAGGGCTCCGGCGCTGGACCGCGTGCTGGACGCGGCGACGCAGGCCTCGCGTGAGGAGCGGCGGGCGCTGTACGCGCAGGCGCAGCAGGAGCTGGACGGGCTCCTGCCCATCATCCCCCTGTGGCACGAGGCCAGCGTGGCGGTGGTGTCCTCGCGGCTCGCGGACTTCGTGCCCAGCGCGCACGGCCTGCTCACGCCGCTGGCGAGGGCGCGGGAAGTGACGTCCACGG
- the dacB gene encoding D-alanyl-D-alanine carboxypeptidase/D-alanyl-D-alanine endopeptidase: protein MQVFRARPFWAATAIALWLPSATLAASPSTPKKAEREALKNALVQVMQRTALKSSRVGVHMQSLDDGSVVFSHNADELLNPASNVKLVTSSAALVALGPEFRYETEFLVEPELPADGKVKTLYVRGKGDPTITTERLYGITSELLHAGLREVQEIVVDDSWFDPERTPPGYDQEDSDRAYMAPTGAVSLNWNAVAVYVRAGTGGKAVVDMEPPSDFFVVDSSVTSGPGRARRVSVKSAALGDRQKIVVKGQVPDERGAVSVWKKIDSPPLYFGGTLKQLLISRGVKVKGKVKQGLTPSRARVVYVAQSDTFDIVLKRLNKLSSNFVAEMLLKTMGAELRGAPGSFAKGVDVVEEFLERDVGLPRGTYVMKNGSGLNDANRFSAAQMNRLLRHMYERFPLAPEYLSSLGIAGKDGTLKYRFDGTDAVGRLRAKTGTLEGVSALSGYVQSAGGEKFSFSIMVNDYAGRAGPVVAGMDALGAAVAATGSSLGPGTAVAALGEGPKVVAGATADVANRIKTYLELGKQRDQRNIGFLRTAWRSERDPAVRAVLAESLYQSNPHDYLGTRTLLDSYSAGDDVYGRLRQVAHTLEVGVPGVSSMVELAAGGNTEALARVMELCRASALSGDVEAQGEMASGMGEVARTAPQELVATLRASSPAERDAATTLLARGLVRNGDTEHPFWKSLRKLGATGTDPQVASFAKGLDTTLTTKSAEARAMKAQPVEVIAPASATPGAPTTAESRPGG, encoded by the coding sequence GTGCAGGTTTTTCGAGCCAGACCCTTCTGGGCAGCGACCGCCATTGCCTTGTGGCTGCCGTCCGCCACCCTCGCGGCGTCGCCGTCCACCCCCAAAAAGGCGGAGCGCGAGGCGCTGAAGAACGCCCTCGTCCAGGTGATGCAGCGCACCGCGCTCAAGAGCAGCCGCGTCGGCGTGCACATGCAGAGCCTGGACGACGGCTCCGTGGTGTTCAGCCACAACGCGGACGAGCTGCTCAACCCCGCCTCCAACGTGAAGCTCGTCACGTCCTCCGCCGCGCTCGTGGCCCTGGGGCCGGAGTTCCGCTACGAGACGGAGTTCCTCGTCGAGCCGGAGCTGCCCGCGGACGGCAAGGTCAAGACGCTCTACGTGCGTGGCAAGGGCGACCCCACCATCACCACCGAGCGCCTCTACGGCATCACCTCCGAGCTGCTCCACGCCGGCCTGCGCGAGGTGCAGGAGATCGTCGTGGACGACTCCTGGTTCGACCCCGAGCGCACCCCGCCCGGCTATGACCAGGAGGACTCCGACCGCGCGTACATGGCGCCCACCGGCGCGGTGAGCCTCAACTGGAACGCGGTGGCCGTCTACGTGCGCGCGGGGACTGGCGGCAAGGCCGTGGTGGACATGGAGCCGCCCAGCGACTTCTTCGTCGTGGACAGCTCCGTCACCAGCGGCCCCGGCCGCGCGCGGCGCGTGTCCGTGAAGTCCGCCGCGCTCGGGGACCGGCAGAAGATCGTCGTGAAGGGCCAGGTGCCCGACGAGCGCGGCGCCGTGAGCGTCTGGAAGAAGATCGACAGCCCGCCCCTGTACTTCGGCGGCACGCTCAAGCAACTGCTCATCTCGCGCGGCGTGAAGGTGAAGGGCAAGGTGAAGCAGGGCCTGACGCCCTCGCGCGCCCGCGTGGTGTACGTGGCCCAGTCGGACACGTTCGACATCGTCCTCAAGCGCCTCAACAAGCTGTCCAGCAACTTCGTCGCGGAGATGCTCCTCAAGACGATGGGCGCGGAGCTGCGCGGCGCGCCGGGCTCGTTCGCCAAGGGCGTCGACGTGGTGGAGGAGTTCCTGGAGCGCGACGTGGGCCTGCCGCGCGGCACCTACGTGATGAAGAACGGCAGCGGCCTCAACGACGCCAACCGCTTCTCCGCCGCGCAGATGAACCGGCTCCTGCGCCACATGTACGAGCGCTTCCCGCTGGCCCCGGAGTACCTGTCCTCGCTGGGCATCGCCGGCAAGGACGGCACGCTCAAGTACCGCTTCGACGGCACGGACGCCGTGGGCCGGCTGCGCGCCAAGACGGGCACCCTGGAAGGCGTGTCCGCGCTCAGCGGCTACGTGCAGTCCGCGGGCGGGGAGAAGTTCTCCTTCTCCATCATGGTCAACGACTACGCGGGCCGCGCGGGCCCCGTCGTCGCGGGCATGGACGCGCTGGGCGCGGCGGTGGCCGCCACCGGCTCCTCGCTGGGGCCGGGCACCGCGGTGGCCGCGCTCGGTGAAGGGCCCAAGGTCGTCGCGGGCGCCACGGCGGACGTCGCCAACCGCATCAAGACGTACCTGGAGCTGGGCAAGCAGCGCGACCAACGCAACATCGGCTTCCTGCGCACCGCGTGGCGCAGCGAGCGCGACCCCGCCGTGCGCGCGGTGCTGGCGGAGAGCCTCTACCAGTCCAACCCGCACGACTACCTGGGCACGCGCACGCTGCTGGACAGCTACTCCGCGGGCGACGACGTCTACGGCCGGCTGCGGCAGGTGGCGCACACGCTGGAGGTCGGCGTGCCCGGCGTCAGCTCCATGGTGGAGCTGGCCGCGGGCGGCAACACGGAGGCCCTGGCCCGGGTGATGGAGCTGTGCCGCGCCTCCGCCCTCTCCGGCGACGTGGAGGCCCAGGGGGAGATGGCCAGCGGCATGGGCGAGGTCGCCCGCACGGCGCCCCAGGAGCTGGTGGCCACCCTGCGCGCCTCCAGCCCGGCGGAGCGCGACGCCGCCACCACGCTGCTGGCCCGGGGCCTGGTGCGCAACGGCGACACGGAGCACCCGTTCTGGAAGTCGCTGCGCAAGCTGGGCGCGACGGGCACGGACCCCCAGGTCGCCAGCTTCGCCAAGGGCCTGGACACCACCCTCACCACCAAGTCTGCGGAAGCCCGCGCGATGAAGGCCCAGCCCGTGGAGGTCATCGCCCCGGCGTCCGCCACCCCCGGCGCGCCCACCACCGCGGAGTCCCGCCCCGGCGGGTAG
- a CDS encoding single-stranded DNA-binding protein — protein MAGGVNKVILIGNLGADPEVRFTPGGQAVANFRIATSESWNDKNGQKQERTEWHRIVVWGKLAELCGEYLKKGRQCFVEGRLQTREWMDKENKKNYTTEVVATSVTFLGGRDAGEGYSGGASSGGSGGGRRSQGNGAPARGGDDYGQPPMGMDDGGMGGGSHGGGADEDIPF, from the coding sequence ATGGCTGGAGGCGTGAACAAGGTCATTCTCATCGGCAATCTCGGCGCGGACCCCGAGGTGCGCTTCACCCCGGGCGGTCAGGCCGTGGCGAACTTCCGCATCGCCACGAGCGAGAGCTGGAACGACAAGAACGGCCAGAAGCAGGAGCGCACCGAGTGGCACCGCATCGTCGTCTGGGGAAAGCTCGCGGAGCTGTGCGGCGAGTACCTCAAGAAGGGACGGCAGTGCTTCGTCGAGGGCCGGCTGCAGACGCGGGAGTGGATGGATAAGGAGAACAAGAAGAACTACACCACCGAGGTCGTCGCCACCTCCGTGACCTTCCTCGGCGGACGTGACGCCGGCGAGGGCTACAGCGGCGGGGCCAGCTCCGGCGGCTCCGGTGGCGGGCGCCGCTCGCAGGGCAACGGCGCCCCCGCTCGCGGCGGGGACGACTACGGCCAGCCCCCCATGGGCATGGACGACGGCGGCATGGGCGGTGGCAGCCACGGCGGCGGCGCGGACGAAGACATCCCGTTCTGA